TCTCTATGCTCGCTGGATTGAAAACAGTTATAGCGTCACCTATAACGGAAATGGTCAGAGCGCCGGTGAGGCACCAACAGACAGTAACGATTACAATGATGGTGACTTGGTCACGGTTCTGGACAATAGTGGCTCTTTGTCAAAGAGCGGCTACATTTTCCTCGCCTGGAATACGTCTTCTGATGGCAGCGGCAGCAGCTATCAGCCCGGAGATGTCTTTGCCATAGACGCTTCCGACGTGATCCTCTATGCGCAATGGCAAGAGAGTGCGACTTCTACGGTTTATTTTCCCCATGTCGCCTGTGACGGCAACTGGCAGACTGAAATATGTCTGATCAATCTCTCTTCCGCCACGATGTTGACTGGAGAGTTGCACGCCTATGCTGCCGATGGTTCAGAAGTCGCTGATTTTATAGAAATTGTCCTGCCGCCACATGCTCGCAGTGAATTCGATGTAAAGCAGGTTTTCGATCAGGCCGACACCATTCGTTATCTGGCCTTTGTTGGTGACGACTCTGCTGTGGGTGCTTATGAGAAGTTCTACATTGATGGTCAGTATCGTGCAGCTGTTCCCGCTGGTGGCAGTAACCAAAACGCATCACTGCTGGTGTCACATATCGCCAGTGATCTCAATTGGTGGACGGGAATAGCCCTTCTCAATACCGGATTGTCGGAGAAGGCCCTTACCTTTGAATTCAATAATGGACAAACGGCTACCGCCACACTTGCGGCTGGGGAACAGCGGGCATTTACCATTGCCTCCCTACTGGCGGGTGAGGATTCATCGCAGATTCAATCGGCGGTTATCCGCAATACGGAAGAGGTGATTGGCCTTGAATTGTTCGGACGTGATCATCAATTGGCAGGTCTGCAACTCAACAACGCTCAGGCCAGTACGATCTATTTCCCTCATGTTGCCAGCGATGGAACGTGGTGGACAGGTGTTTCCGTGTATAATCCGGCGGCCTCTGCCGGCAATGTAACTTTGTACGCGTACAGTCAGGAAGGCGAGCTGATTGACACTCAAAGTCAAACCGTTGAAGGCTACGGCACGCTTGTCGGTACAGCTCAAAGCCTTAATCTGCCTGACTCGTGTGCCTGGTTTAAGGTGACCGCAGACAGTATGTTTTCCAAGCTGAGCGGACTGGAGTTGTTCGGACGACACGACGGCAAACAGCTGGCCGGTTTCAGTAGTGTCGGCCTGAGCGGTTACGATGGCATCCTGCCTAAAATTGAGGATGAAGGCTGGACCGGTGTCGCCTTTGTCAACACCACAGAGGATACCGCCCTTTTGACGCTGACAGCCTACAACGATGCAGGAGAAATAATCGCCGACACAGAAATTCAGCTCAATGGGCAGGAGAAGGTGGTTGATGTTGTAGAAAACCTCTTTGGTCAGGAGCTGGATGGAGCAACCTATATCCACTACCAAGCGGACCAGGCTGTTGCCGCCTTCCAGTTGAACAGTTCTGCGGACGGCATGCTTCTGGATGCGTTGCCGGGGATGTAGTTTTTCCCGCTCTGTTCTCTTTACACAACAAGGCTTCTCGGGCGGCATTAAGCCGACTGAGAAGCCTTGTTGTTTTTGTCCCTTTGGCCTGTCCGACAGAAGATTAGCCCGAATCTCTCACAAAAATTACACCTGAGGCCAGAACCAGCGCTGTTTCCCTTCCATCTCATGCTGTTGATAATCAAGGCTGAAAAGTGTCGACAGATCGGTTGTCGTCAGTTGTTGTGCCGGGATATGGCGCAGCAGTCCCCCTTTATGCAGCAACATCACCCGGTCGGCCCACTGCAATGCGAGGTTGAGGTCGTGCATGCTGAAAATCACCGTGGTGCCCTGTTCGCGGCTGACGGCGTGCAGCTTGTCCATCAGCTGCACCTGATGTTTGGGGTCGAGGTTGTTGGTCGGTTCGTCGAGCAGCAGGATGGTCGGTTGCTGGGCCAGAGCGCGGGCGATTACCGCCATCTGCACCTGGCCGCCGCTTAGTCTGGTCATGGGGGTGTGCGCCAGATCAATGAGTTCCATGTGCCGCAGACTCTGTTCGACCATGTCCAGATCGGCGGATGATGGTCGGGCCGACCAGCCGTGCTGGTGGGGCAGGCGGCCGAGCAGCACGTAATCAAACACCGTCAGCGTCGGCGGCTGGGTATTCTGGGCCACGTAGGCACAATGATGAGCGATGCGTCGCGGGCTGAGTTGCTTCAGGGACTGCTCCAGCGGCGCTCTGAGGACGATGTCGCCGCTGTTCGGTGTCAGAATCCCGGCCATTAGTTTGAGCAGGGTCGATTTACCGGAGCCGTTGACGCCGAGCAGAGCGGTGAGCTGGCCATCGGCCAGGGTGGCGTCCAACCCCTTGAGCACTGGACGACCACCACGATAGGAAAAATGCACTTGGCGCAGGCTTAGGTCCATGGCTGCTCCCGGCTGAACAGTAACACCAGGAACAACGGTGCGCCGAGAAAGGCGGTGACCACCCCGGCGGGAAAGGTCAGCGGTGCCAGCAGGGTGCGACCGGTGAGGTCGGCAAGCAGCAACAGCATGGCACCGCTCAGGGCGCATAATGGCAGGCGCGCCACCACGTTGTCGCCGACCACCAATCGCACCAGATGAGGGGCGACCAGGCCGATAAAGCTGATGACGCCGAGCAGGGTGACGGTGGTGGCGGTCATCAGTGCCACCAGGGTCACCCCAGCCAGCCGCAGACGCGTGACGTGCAGGCCGAGACTGGTGGCGGTGTCGTGACCGCACAGCAGGGCGTTGAAGGTGCGGCGTTGGCTCCATAGCGCGGCCAAACCAACCAAGGTAACCAGGGCCAGCAGACGCAGATCTTGCCAGTCGGCGCGACCGACATCGCCGAAACTCCAGTGGACGATGGCGGCCAGCTGGGTGTCGTCGGCCAGATATTGCAACAGGGTGGTGGCGGCAACGAACAGAGCGCTGAGCGCCACCCCGGCGAGGATAATGGTTTCGCGGCCGCAGTTGCGCCACAGGCTCAGGGCAAGGATCAGCAGGGTGGTGGCCATGGCGCCGCCAAATGCCAGGCCGGTGACCAACCACGGCGACACGGTCAGTGTCGGACCGGACGACAACAGCCAGATGCCGCACGCCGCACCGAACGATGCGCCCTGGGAGATGCCCAATGTGGAGGGCGAAGCCAGCGGATTGTTGAGTAGAACTTGGAGAATTAATCCAGCCGTGGCCAGGGCCGCACCGCCGAGGATGGCGCTGCAGGCGCGCGGCAGGCGGATGTGCAGCAGCACCCGTTGCGACGCACTGAGGGAGTGTCCATCTCCGCTCCACAGCTGGCACCAGTTCACCTCCATGGCACCGCTGGTCAGGGCGAGCAGGGTGATCAGTCCCAGCACCAGCAGGGTCGCCAGTCCGCCCACGGTCAAACGGTGCTGACGCTGATGATAGGCGCGGCGCAGGCTCATAACGATGGGCCGCCCTCTGTGTTGTCCTCTGTGGTGGCGTTCATCGGCGCGAACGGGCCGAACAGTGCCGCCATCTCCCGGTAGAGCGGCGCGCCGACAAAGAAGCGATAAAAGTCGTCGGCCGTGGCCGCCATGTCAACATCGGCGAACACCTCGGGATAGAGAATGGTGCCCATGTAGTAGGTTTCGGCCAGCACCGTATCGGGACTGGCCGCGTAGTAATGGGGGATGATGCGATACAGGCGCTGCTTGCGTACCGCACTGAGAGCGGCAAAGGCCGGATGATTCAGGTCGTCGCGCACCAGAGACTCACCGCCGGCACAGATGAAGATCACGTCAGGATCGGCTTTGAGCAGGCTCTCCGCAGCCAGGGAAAAGCGCCCTTTGATCAGATTGGTCGGCGGCGTGATGGCGTCGGCGATGTTGTTGGCCCGCAACAGAACAAACGGCGGATAGTCGCGGCTGGTGCCGAGCAAGCCGTGGGCGACGCGGAAATTGAGGCCACCGATGTAGGTTGTCGTGGTGGAGGTTTGACCGCTGATGCGCCGGTGCAGATCGTTCAAGCTGGCGCTGAGGAATGCCTTGATTTGTTCGGCGCGTTCCCGGCGATCACAGACCGTGGCGAAGAGGTCGAGGGAGTGTTCAAACAAATGGCGCTGACTGGTCAGGTTGCCGTTATGCACCATCACCACCGGGATGCCGGTCTGTTGCTGCAGGCGGTCGGCGGCTTGCGGCGTGCCCCAGCCCATGAAGATGACGTCAGGCTGCAATTTAACCAGCGCTTCGGCGTCAATCTGACGGCGAGAGCCGATGCCAGGCAGTTCACCAAGCTGGGGATGAGCCAGCCGGTAGGAGCGGCCGGTACCGCCCAGCCACTGCCGCGGGTCTTTTTCCTCCTGCTCCACACCCACCACCTGCGGCGCCAGATTCATATAGCACAACAGACTCAGGGCGGAATGGATGCCGACCAACCGCCGGGCGGGCGTGGTTATTTCAACCTGCCGCCCGGCCAGGTCCGTCACCGTGCGCGGGCCAGTGGAATCGCTGGCAGCCGCGCAGGTCAAGGTTGAGGCGAGGACGAGCAACAAGCCGATCAGCAACCGGAGCATGTGTCTCTGCGTGTTCATGTAGACATTCCTTAAAAGGTGCATTGCAGCCCAACCACGATGTTGCGGCCCGGCTCATAGATCCAGGTGGCCTGGCTCGAGCGCAGGTGGCTGCGATAGCCGCGATCGAGGAGGTTTTTCACGCTGAGGTTCAAGTCGATGGCGTCAAACATCGCCCAGGCCCCGAGGTTGAGCCCGGCGTGCAGGTCAAATGTTGTATAGCCGGGCGTTTCGTCTTCGCTGTCCGACACATTGCGCTGGCGGTCATAGAGCGTGGTCTGGGCACGCAGGGTGTAGCGCATGCCGTTGGTCAGCGGCGCGGCGTAACGCAGGCCGATGTGGCCGTTGAGCGGGGCAATGGCGCTTAGATGCTCGTGAGTGTCGCGGTCCTTGCCTTCCACCCAGGCGACGGCTGTTTCCAGATTAAGCCGCGACGTCAGTTGGAAGGTGGCCTCGGCATCGACACCGTACAGTTCCGCGTCCTCGACGTTGACATACCCATAGGTGGGGATGTTGGCGAGGAACGAGCTGTCCTGCTTGACCAAGTCGATGTAATCGTCAACACGGTTGTAAAACACGCTGACATAGCCTTTGACGCGCGCCGACAGATATTTGAGGCCGAGGTCGGCGTTGTAGGTGTATTCGGCGTCGAGGTCCGGGTTGCCGATGATCAGCTGGCTACCGCCGCCGCGGGTCGAATAGCGTTCAAACAGGTCCGGGGCGCGAAACGCCGTGGCCAGATTGGCGGTCAGATGCAGGGTGTTGCTCAGGGCATAGAGCGAGCCAAGGCTGAAGGTCATGGCCTGATCGGTTTCGCGGGAGAATGCGTTTACCGCCTGCACCGTTGTGGCACCGCTGCTGCCATAGCTGGTTTGACTCATGGTGACATCGTCGGCATCAGCCTCAAAGTAATCGTAACGGCTGCCGAGGGTCAGGCTCCAGCGCTCCGTCACCGTCACCTCGTTCTGGGCAAACAGCCCCAGGTGATCGCGTTCGCCATCCGGCACCGGCTGAAAGGTGAGCAGTTTTTTCAGGGCGTCGTTGGTGCTGCTGAAGATCTGCTGCGATTCGTCGGAATCCGTGGTTTCGTGGACGATCTCCAGGCCCGTGGTCCACTGCTGGTTCCGGCCCGGCGCAAAGGTGGCCTGCAGCGAGCCACCGGTGGCCGTGGTGTCGATGGTGTTCTGCTTCAGGTTGTAGACCTGTTTTTCCGTGTTGGGGAAATCGCCGACAAAGCGCCGTTTCTGGTCAACATGGAACAGACGCGTTTCCAGGCGTTGCACCGCGCCCAAATCCGTGCCGATATAGCCCAGTTTGTAGGTGCGCGTGTTGTACAGGGTGAAGTGCGATTCCGGCGCCTCCGGGTCTTTTTGCGCGACGCCCATGTCGTTGATGTCGTTGATGCGCAGCTCGGCCTGGACGGTGTGATGGTCATTGATGTTGTAGAGTGTTTTCAGATCGAGGCTTTTGTTTTCAAACTGGCTGTGGGGCAGCTCGTCGCCGTCGCCCACTTCGTAGTCGTCGTGATCCTGGGCCGCCACGTTGAGGCGGATGCCGAGGCCGTGACCGCCGGCATTGACCGTGTAGTTTCCGACCAGGCCGTCATCCACCGACGAATAGCGCATGCCGACGCGGTGCTGGGCCTGCCAGGTGTCGCCGTCAGCCAGAGCCACCTCTTTGGTGATGATGTTGATGACGCCGCCGAGGGCGTCGCTGCCGTAGAGCACGGAGGAGGGGCCCTTGACCACTTCGATCCGTTCAATGTCGTTGCTGTCGATAAACGGCGTCAGCGGCGCGCGACCCGCCCACAGGTTGGTTTCGCGGTCGCCGTCGAAAAGCACCAGCACCCGGTTGGTGCCCATGCCGCGGATGGTCGGCGTGGTTTCCCACGGCCCGGCACCGCTCAACGTCACTCCGGCGACTCCGTCGAGCAGGTCGGTGAAGGTGGTCGCATTCTGTTCCTGAATCTGTTGCTGATCGACCACGCTGATGGTCACCGGCGTGGCAAAGGCGGAGTTTTCCGAGCGGGTGGCGGTGACCACCATCTCATCGAGTTGAATGCTGTCAGCGGACTCATCGGCAAACGCACTGGAGAAACTCCATGCCATGGCGATCAGACACGAAAAAAGAACATAGAGAATGGTGAGGTGGTTTTTCATAGCAAGACTCCCTGCAATTTACAGTACATCAGATTAAAAAACGGGGAGGCTTCAGACAGATTTCAGGCGCGGCGGAAAACAAAAAAGCCCGTAACCAGACGGTTACGGGCTCCCATTGTGACCCTTGACCTTGCGCATGTCGACCGAATCATCCCCTTCGGTATAAATGACATCAAAACCACGCCAGCAGGTCTTCTGACTTCCGGATCATCCTTCAATCGCGCCTTCCCGAACGGTGGCTCAGTGGCATTGTGCGATTGTCGTCCCCGGTTACAGCGGTGGGTCCGTTCCCGATTTTCACGGGATTCCCTTTTCAGCAGCCGTCGAGTTAGATAAGCCCTCTGGCTGAACACTGTCGTGGTGAACTTTATTGAGTTGTTGTTTTCTGTTTTACATGGTTAGGAAAACGATATAGCGGTCATAGGTATAGCTGATTTATTGTGCCGCCTGCAACCGCTTTTTGCATTTAGCAAAAAAAGTAATTTCATAATCTTTCAATTAGGCGCAGTCCGCAGACTGATGCTGGTGAGCCTGATAGTGTTCACAGCCCTCGCGCCCCATATAACGCTGAAGCTGTTTCTGCTCCGTTTTCTGTAGGTCTACCAGCAGCAAGCCATCGATGACATTGCCGAAGTCTGGATCAAGGTTGAAGGCCAGCAGTTTTCCTCCAAGACTCAAGTAATGACGTAGCAGAACTGGAATGCCGCGATTGTCGCTCTCTAAGTCGGCGACCAATGACGAAATCTCTTCCATGTCGCAGAGTAGCGGGTCGCTATGCTGAGCGGAGACTCCCTGAATCTTTAACGGCGTCACCGGCACCGGCAGGCGTGGTGAGACCAAACCGCAAAACTCTTTGACCATAAAATAACGGCTTAGAGACTCGACCATAAGGTGGCGCGAGTTACTGGTGTAATCGTTGGAAATGCTTACCGGGCCAAACAGATAACGGTATTTGGGGTTTTTAACCAGATAGTGGCCGATCCCTTTCCACAGCAACAACAATGGCGCGTAGGAACGTTGATATTCGGGACGGATAAACGAACGTCCCAGTTCCAGAGCGTTTTGTAGGCGATCGAGTAATTGTGGCTGAAAATCAAACAGAGTTGAGGTATAGAGACCTTCTGCCCCTTGCTGGCTGAGTAACTCATCCAAGTGGCCGATACGATAGGCTCCGACCAACTCGTGTTGTTTGTGATTCCAGAGGCACAGATGGGTGTAGGTGTCGTCAAAACGATCAAGGTCAATGCTGTGCCCGGTTCCTTCGCCGACCTCACGGAATGTCACTTCCCGCAATCGACCGATTTCATGGAGTAATCCAGGCGCCTGCGCTGCACTAAACACCACGACGTCGAATTCGCCGCTTTGTAGCAGCCGTTGCTCTTGCGGCAGACGCTCAATCTCGTTTTCCAGGGTCTGCGAAGGCAGGGCTGCGCAAATGGGTTGGTGTTTCCCCTGGCTGGGTTTATCTACATTGTCTGCACAGGTATCACAGGCGAGATTTAAGCCGTAGGTGCGTAAGCGCAGGTAGTCATTGAGGGCTTGGTCACAGTCAAAGCCTGTCAGCTTTTTTGTCGTCAGCAGATTGCCGATCCGTAAGGGGAGGGTTTGTCCCCTTTTGTTCAGCAGCATGTGTGGTAGAAGTGCAGTGCGTAAGCGTGGATGAATTCGTCCCGCCCATTGAAACAATGATCCGTTTTCACCTGGGAAAAAGACCGGCAGAACCGGTGCCTTGCTACGCCTTACCAGCCTGGGTAGTGTCGAACTCCATGCGGGGTCGGTAATTTCTCCACTTGATTGTCGGGAAGAAACCTCTCCGGCGGGAAAGATCACCAAAACGCCACCCTGTTTCAGCCAGTTGAGAGACTGGCGCAAGGGGCTCAGGTTTGTACGGGCAGCATCCGTGCCGCCGAACGGATCAACATTGATCAGGCAGTCTCGCAGTTGCGGGATGCGACTGAGCATAAAGTTTGCCATCACCTTGAAATCCGGGCGCTGTTTGCTGAGAAGATCCATGAGGATCAACCCTTCTATACCGCCGAAAGGGTGATTGGCAATCAGAATGCACGGTCCGGATGACGGGATACGTACCTGTTCATAATCGCTTACCCGATAGCTGACATTGAGGGTGGCTAACGCCTGTTCTGCGAAAGTGTGCCCGGATACGTTGGCACTGACCTGATCATAAAGCTGTTGGCAGCGCCGCAATCCGAGTAACCGTTCAGCCATGTTCAAGAAGGGCTGTCTCAGTCGGGCGGTGAGTGTGGAAACCGGTTGCCGGGAAGGGAGAAAAGGACTCGCCAGCGTGTTGTCTGTTCCGATCATATCGCTCCATCCTGCTTGATGTGGTGATTTGCCATACAAGCAGAATAGTGTTGGAAACAGGTTGTGATTGAATAAGGGTTTGTTGAGGGGGAGAGGGGGGGTGAACGCGTTCTCGACTAACTATGGCCCATAGATCAGGGCAACACCTAGCCATATCGCCGCGAGAAAAAACCAGTACAGACGTTGTAATGCGCTATAGCGCAGCAAGTAGCCCAATGAGGCCAAACCCAAAGCACAAAATGCCAGCCCCAGGCCAACGGCATGATGGCCTGACGCAGTATGGATAATTCCCGTTCTCGGGTCACCGGTTGTGAGGCTCTTCTCCGTGATGCCGATAACGCCCAAGGCCAGAAAGACAATGGCAAACGTCAACCCGCCAAAAATTTCCACGCCGTATTGTTTTTTCATGAAGCCATTCCGTGGTCATTTTACACAAAAAAACAGGGGACGCGCTGTTCTACGTCCCCTGTTTTTGTTGTTATTGTGCTTGCTGTTGATTCATCAGTTTGTTGAGCTGATTTTGCAAGTCGTTCATGTCGAACTGCTGATTTTGTTCCTGCCCATCATCATATCCCTGAGACGGTTGCGCAGTGACCGTCGGTTGCTGACCTGTTCTCAGGCTTTCGATGACGTTGACTGCCATCTGGCGGGCCATGGCATCCGCTTCATGATCTTCGAGAATGTCAATTCCACTGGGGATCGCAAATTTGCTGTCTGGGATCGAGCCTTTATCGATGTGTGTTGCCTCGGTGAGACTTTTCATGCCCATCATGTTGGACTCTGTTTTGAGCACCAGACCGGATTGGCTGGCCGTGTACACCTTGACGCCCATCATACTGGTGATGTCACAGGGGTAGCCGAGGATTGTCGCGGCCTTTTTTTCAACGGTTCCCTGAAGGCTTTCAACGGTTGAAATGCCAAACTTTTCAGCATTGGTGTCCACTTTCTTCTGATCCGCAGATGAGAGCTTGTTGTACTCCTCAATATAATATTTCTCAGGATTAACGCTTTTGGTGGCGGATCGAGTGGTCAAATCAATGTCGTATACCCAGTCCGGGGTCGTCAGGGTCAGGGTGTTTTCCTGTTGTACAATACCAAACATCTTTGTTGTCGTCTGAGTGTACTCAGCAGTGGTTTGGCCATGGTCTTTCACATAAAGCATTTGTGAACCGCTGGTGTTCCCTTCAACTTTGTAAGTGATGCTACCTTCCTCAAAAGGAAATTTGTCGTTGGCAAAAGGGTTTGCCCAAGTCACCGACGGTGAGGCAATCAAAGCCAACAAAATCGAGAGCAGAATCAGGCGCATGGTGTTTCTCCTTATAAACAATCTTTCAAAGAATTCAGTGGTAAATAGCGTCAAAAGAAAAGGACCGCTGGGGCCCTTCTCTTGGGGAACTTATTTGCGAATCTCGTCACCAACCTGAAAATCT
This is a stretch of genomic DNA from uncultured Desulfuromonas sp.. It encodes these proteins:
- a CDS encoding iron ABC transporter permease → MSLRRAYHQRQHRLTVGGLATLLVLGLITLLALTSGAMEVNWCQLWSGDGHSLSASQRVLLHIRLPRACSAILGGAALATAGLILQVLLNNPLASPSTLGISQGASFGAACGIWLLSSGPTLTVSPWLVTGLAFGGAMATTLLILALSLWRNCGRETIILAGVALSALFVAATTLLQYLADDTQLAAIVHWSFGDVGRADWQDLRLLALVTLVGLAALWSQRRTFNALLCGHDTATSLGLHVTRLRLAGVTLVALMTATTVTLLGVISFIGLVAPHLVRLVVGDNVVARLPLCALSGAMLLLLADLTGRTLLAPLTFPAGVVTAFLGAPLFLVLLFSREQPWT
- a CDS encoding ABC transporter ATP-binding protein — protein: MDLSLRQVHFSYRGGRPVLKGLDATLADGQLTALLGVNGSGKSTLLKLMAGILTPNSGDIVLRAPLEQSLKQLSPRRIAHHCAYVAQNTQPPTLTVFDYVLLGRLPHQHGWSARPSSADLDMVEQSLRHMELIDLAHTPMTRLSGGQVQMAVIARALAQQPTILLLDEPTNNLDPKHQVQLMDKLHAVSREQGTTVIFSMHDLNLALQWADRVMLLHKGGLLRHIPAQQLTTTDLSTLFSLDYQQHEMEGKQRWFWPQV
- a CDS encoding lysophospholipid acyltransferase family protein, whose amino-acid sequence is MIGTDNTLASPFLPSRQPVSTLTARLRQPFLNMAERLLGLRRCQQLYDQVSANVSGHTFAEQALATLNVSYRVSDYEQVRIPSSGPCILIANHPFGGIEGLILMDLLSKQRPDFKVMANFMLSRIPQLRDCLINVDPFGGTDAARTNLSPLRQSLNWLKQGGVLVIFPAGEVSSRQSSGEITDPAWSSTLPRLVRRSKAPVLPVFFPGENGSLFQWAGRIHPRLRTALLPHMLLNKRGQTLPLRIGNLLTTKKLTGFDCDQALNDYLRLRTYGLNLACDTCADNVDKPSQGKHQPICAALPSQTLENEIERLPQEQRLLQSGEFDVVVFSAAQAPGLLHEIGRLREVTFREVGEGTGHSIDLDRFDDTYTHLCLWNHKQHELVGAYRIGHLDELLSQQGAEGLYTSTLFDFQPQLLDRLQNALELGRSFIRPEYQRSYAPLLLLWKGIGHYLVKNPKYRYLFGPVSISNDYTSNSRHLMVESLSRYFMVKEFCGLVSPRLPVPVTPLKIQGVSAQHSDPLLCDMEEISSLVADLESDNRGIPVLLRHYLSLGGKLLAFNLDPDFGNVIDGLLLVDLQKTEQKQLQRYMGREGCEHYQAHQHQSADCA
- a CDS encoding ABC transporter substrate-binding protein, with product MNTQRHMLRLLIGLLLVLASTLTCAAASDSTGPRTVTDLAGRQVEITTPARRLVGIHSALSLLCYMNLAPQVVGVEQEEKDPRQWLGGTGRSYRLAHPQLGELPGIGSRRQIDAEALVKLQPDVIFMGWGTPQAADRLQQQTGIPVVMVHNGNLTSQRHLFEHSLDLFATVCDRRERAEQIKAFLSASLNDLHRRISGQTSTTTTYIGGLNFRVAHGLLGTSRDYPPFVLLRANNIADAITPPTNLIKGRFSLAAESLLKADPDVIFICAGGESLVRDDLNHPAFAALSAVRKQRLYRIIPHYYAASPDTVLAETYYMGTILYPEVFADVDMAATADDFYRFFVGAPLYREMAALFGPFAPMNATTEDNTEGGPSL
- a CDS encoding TonB-dependent receptor — translated: MKNHLTILYVLFSCLIAMAWSFSSAFADESADSIQLDEMVVTATRSENSAFATPVTISVVDQQQIQEQNATTFTDLLDGVAGVTLSGAGPWETTPTIRGMGTNRVLVLFDGDRETNLWAGRAPLTPFIDSNDIERIEVVKGPSSVLYGSDALGGVINIITKEVALADGDTWQAQHRVGMRYSSVDDGLVGNYTVNAGGHGLGIRLNVAAQDHDDYEVGDGDELPHSQFENKSLDLKTLYNINDHHTVQAELRINDINDMGVAQKDPEAPESHFTLYNTRTYKLGYIGTDLGAVQRLETRLFHVDQKRRFVGDFPNTEKQVYNLKQNTIDTTATGGSLQATFAPGRNQQWTTGLEIVHETTDSDESQQIFSSTNDALKKLLTFQPVPDGERDHLGLFAQNEVTVTERWSLTLGSRYDYFEADADDVTMSQTSYGSSGATTVQAVNAFSRETDQAMTFSLGSLYALSNTLHLTANLATAFRAPDLFERYSTRGGGSQLIIGNPDLDAEYTYNADLGLKYLSARVKGYVSVFYNRVDDYIDLVKQDSSFLANIPTYGYVNVEDAELYGVDAEATFQLTSRLNLETAVAWVEGKDRDTHEHLSAIAPLNGHIGLRYAAPLTNGMRYTLRAQTTLYDRQRNVSDSEDETPGYTTFDLHAGLNLGAWAMFDAIDLNLSVKNLLDRGYRSHLRSSQATWIYEPGRNIVVGLQCTF